In Chitinophaga oryzae, the sequence ACAAAGGCCCCGCTTTCAGCGGGGCTTTTTTTGTATTGTATTGGTGAGTACGTCCAGCAGGATGTCAATCACCGTATTGGTATAAAAATACCGGACGGCAATAGGATTGTCCATTCCGGGCGGCGGAGTTATCCGTGCTGATTTCATCTCCTGCCCATCGGCCGCAATGCTGTAGTAGCTGTACAGCTCCGTAATGCCTTCTTCCGGTACCGTAGAAGCATAGCCCGTAATGCCGATTCCCCAATGTGATGAAAAAAAGGAACAACAGTTTTCTGATAAAGTGCGGGCGGTTTCTGCAGATACGCAA encodes:
- a CDS encoding CinA family protein, with the translated sequence MDTMNLDSINRIRTILMNRQQTLAVAESVTAGMLQVAFSSADKASEFFQGGITTYNLGQKARHLHLDPIHGQRCNCVSAETARTLSENCCSFFSSHWGIGITGYASTVPEEGITELYSYYSIAADGQEMKSARITPPPGMDNPIAVRYFYTNTVIDILLDVLTNTIQKKPR